The proteins below come from a single Oxyura jamaicensis isolate SHBP4307 breed ruddy duck chromosome 1, BPBGC_Ojam_1.0, whole genome shotgun sequence genomic window:
- the SON gene encoding protein SON isoform X5, protein MATNIEQIFRSFVVNKFREMQEEQQQQQHGGGKVEGQPNGDTVPAEQANPSDDTVAGAGSRQNDQIVQKIEEVLSGALDTELQCKSDVDKNTVNSSTQSTKRSSTAEGEDEIPKKKSKKNKKHKSKKKKKKKKKRKKEKKHKKQPKESKLSARHGEHADLQPASHSMPEKSSSKLSVQHGGLGDASLAVQMQPEELCLKASEELDRQALGLVSHLRTDSQPSTENLGSEKGTLCATDPQCNLEGSQFDIQQNASMTQAQICTREEQIKQSFENIYPVAVNVSEKGDFFVTGSNASSSIPLGVANKSELEKAVLPSEMTEALKGTESALRSKGTGEVKALESETMGVLEYSEASLKSMAQGRVKELETTLTSDVTAIPKSANQADLDTVKAAHMSVAKEEVKITGATELGGVSRTLEPVPHPPVLSDNLRVAQCSSLESSTVLAAALEPVAMMGDVTNKTGPDAALQHSLQISTETAVTQMEMKSAKIPVAAGEATPDSATVFLQPKVFTETRSLTDVNVVAETKGFQATSEPVAAVQTLIPQTVPEIQMVEGFQGPRATVEVVTVTRTNDLETSQATLQLENASKISESESNMRGLEATPLSLQKEEMKGPAGVLRPTTMVESKTSGATLPSLQMGVTKASEDLGDPESVGRAKIKTLESVLQPGAIVGARGLGGSVYSEAKIGSKVLEANPGRLAVEERSERTSESVIAHVRKEPVTEMMHVVVGEIKDSEVATSSAITEVRSLGNLSEIKAVAEVKGAEASSKTSCLSQVKNLEMAVGSETGTSMQDWGINLVSEVEDTNKAKMSKEVVLEPVQRVAMSALETNSKSVHMQELGATVEYGTGRKPSESETAVEYKAIKAAEYSRTTPEPLQEQIGDSQAVLESLPRAEISMASETVTEIRNLKETSESMISTDVRTQGPTVEYVIATRRTGTKKPEASPMIDVKDLEEASGTEKGMKAKYLEPASEAGEVRLLESIKDSATVEVESSETFRESEVHMDVQDLETSQTSEKVAVMNVLEDASETFTVTKQHSEAIPEFLHTEKQEHLQAVFEAKPTAEWKSTEEAPEALSADEMKSSEAVPKTGDTQDLETMLEREVAAEVQYSEVGQCPQMEDARVPHQAQEYDILVEKKDAEQTLASEPLVAVSGQEITPESVSASETAETPESQIIMDTRQLEAAPACVAETKDLEVTPVPQTVVELKDAEAAVGPEGDTKDLEAAPVPETVTEEVPVLGAEASQLAELLPTETDKEAAAEEASEARDSETSDVQPDVAARMRETLMRLEKVDKSSHRSSEKSKHDAKKQKRSRSKSQSRSRKRKKKSRSRSTSRRLTSKRARSRSRNYSDSRKKHSKSRSRSVEKRERRLSSRRSRRRRSRSSDRYRSKSRSVEKTRRSGRRRSRSSDNYRSKSRSVEKRGSRLSSRRSRRRRSRSSDRYRSKSRSAEKRGSRLSSRRSRRRRSRSSDHYRSKSRSVEKTRRSGRRRSRSSDRYRSKSRSLEKTRRSGRRRSRSSDHYRSKSRSVEKTRRSGRRRSRSSDRYRSKSQSVEKRGSRLSSWRSRRRHSRSSDRSKSRSRSSEKRGGKEYSWRFRHRGSGSSDRSKSRSRSVEKRGRKASVRRSKRQRSKSSDRYKSRSRSVEKRDRKQSSRKSKRQRSKSSDRYKSRSKSVEKKKESSRKSKRRRSKSSERYKSRSRSVEKKRKESSKKSKRKRSKSSDSVKSTSKSVEKRESKLSSAKSSSKHAESSEHQESNTCLEKVDGPEPFTSEGSSSKSSNGPVSALSLEGVNGPELPPSLESRYSRPSDGLETSLSSEKTADLQSSVVSEHDSSKTPDDQELRSASVENTESSELCVTLENGSTTPYGSDLGSTLTEKPAALESSSLPELAFSASKSTSSSVEKRGDPETTLTEFQLSTSHEDESRSTSRKEIEGPEPLPTLESGCSLSSDDCKSISLSSEKMEVQGSSLMSGSELSDLPDGHELRHIPAEKAELQKFLHVPQSGSSELADSTESRSLSFETAEVQKPFLAPEVVQCSEFPDVHESASLPIEKDQMREPSLASDNGYFKIPDRHESASSFAAQTEELPLTSEGGSFESPDGKIKAPDASLTSECGPVEITDDCVSTPSSAKMQEVVLTTVGQSCKPSEACESTSFAEKNLDGPASSQVLGVGCFESSEIRESRYLSAGKTEVTESLLSKSEVPVCHDGRESKYGYFEKTEGSELSVAPECGYSISPEGCELTSTAAERLETQKPPFPVEGGFLKSTDVLGSVSTPTEKLEATVPSHTSESGLFTSPDSHELRGTQTQEVEAQKSSLPAELKYVASSDGHKLRSASDKESQVQDPSLILESRCFVSSDVHELTHTPFKKAEVEDPSQIPGNEYRVGLHGPELTATPTEKTEVQELYLAKERCSASVESQELLSPPFEKTEVQEPALTCENECAVSWDHQELRSSSPEKVEVQEPSAVPDNQYALYSEDQQLQSSLAEKAEVQEHSLLSENEYALSPEGHEMPASPAEKEVQELSLTSDSEYPTFPEGQGVQSTLVEKTAVQEPSLISGSEYVASPERQELSSVVEKTEMQDSSVLSENEYDVSPEGRDSRSSHVEKEEMGEHSETSESESSMSTDSQELQSTVVGKTEVQELSLSEGECTMSPEVQELHSSPSEKAEDKEPSLTYENEHALFPERYEERLTHAEKTEDRDSSLTPENDHILSFESQEVRFTTVQNEEVQDFSPSHEREHRASPDGQRLRLLTDEKAGGLEPLTLNDRASMSPDVSDLKSIPVEKMDDEMPIMPERGCSMSPDGYSVKSVPGEETGDLEPSSTSECRHSTSPYHDSHELKSPMEEDALESSLTFEHRRSVSPEGHDQKSVIDEEMEDREASLTSEHRRSTSPDEHESRSSGGEEAEYLEQPLTTERRSSVSSDEHESRSTAGEEGEDVEPSLTGERRDSTSSDERESRSTTGEEGEDQETSLTAERRDSVSSDEHESRSTAGEEIEDLEPSSGGDHRRSVSPDGRESRSTTGEEAEDREPSLTAERRHSTSSDEHESRSTTGEDVEDVEPSLTAERRDSTSSDEHDSRSTTGEEVEDMEPSLTTEHRRSTSPDGRESRSTTGEEADDAEPSLTAERRDSTSSDDQESTTGEEVEDMESSLAVEDKHQESCSMPLEKSEGQDSSFLSESRRSESSEREKSRSESVEKISDKESSRRSRSRRSPTRQMSRSVSVEKAADKESSRRSRHRRSRSAARQKSRSTSVEKAADKESSRRSRRRRSRSTARQMSRSISVEKTADKESSRRSRRRRSRSTARQRSLSKSVEKAADKESSRRSRSRRSRSSQRRSQRYDTESRSRRNRSRSVTRRRTSRSKSNRRSRSSSLSRSRHRRRSRSRSASRRRRSLSRDRRKRSQRNRSRSADRRRRRSDSRDRRISLRLRSRSRTPIRQRRSRSRGRRRSSSRSPIRLRRSRSSGRRRGYSRSPDRRRSRSSERFSSRSPKRLTDLDKAQLLEIAKANAAAMCAKSGVPLPPSLMPMLSQKKDDKASQKSSRDTLKELTEKCKKIAQSTDDVIVNKPHVSDEEEEERPFYNHPFKLNEPKPIFFNLSVSTSVICNYVF, encoded by the exons ATGGCGACTAACATCGAGCAGATCTTTCGGTCCTTCGTGGTTAACAAATTCCGCGAgatgcaggaggagcagcagcagcagcagcacggcgg tGGAAAGGTAGAAGGCCAGCCCAATGGTGACACAGTCCCAGCTGAGCAAGCCAACCCTTCAGATGACACTGTTGCTGGTGCTGGGAGTCGTCAGAATGATCAGATAGTGCAGAAAATAGAGGAAGTGCTCTCTGGAGCCCTTGATACAGAACTGCAGTGCAAATCAg atgTAGACAAAAACACTGTGAACAGTAGTACGCAGTCTACAAAAAGAAGCTCTACTGCTGAAGGTGAAGATgaaattcctaaaaaaaaatcaaaaaagaacaaaaaacacaaaagcaagaagaagaagaaaaagaagaagaaaaggaagaaagagaaaaagcataaaaagcaGCCAAAGGAGTCAAAGTTGAGTGCACGTCATGGAGAGCATGCAGACTTACAGCCTGCTTCTCACTCAATGCCAGAGAAATCAAGCTCCAAATTGAGTGTACAGCATGGAGGACTTGGAGATGCAAGTCTGGCTGTCCAGATGCAGCCAGAAGAACTGTGCTTAAAAGCAAGTGAGGAGCTTGATAGACAAGCTTTAGGACTTGTTTCCCATTTGAGAACTGATTCTCAGCCATCTACAGAAAATCTTGGAAGTGAGAAGGGGACTTTGTGTGCAACAGATCCTCAGTGTAATTTAGAAGGCAGCCAATTTGATATCCAACAAAATGCTAGTATGACTCAAGCTCAAATTTGCACTAGAGAAGAACAAATTAAAcagtcttttgaaaatatttatcctgTAGCTGTTAATGTGAGTGAAAAGGGTGACTTTTTCGTTACTGGAAGCAATGCTTCGTCTAGCATCCCATTGGGAGTTGCCAACAAATCTGAACTTGAGAAAGCAGTTCTACCTTCAGAGATGACAGAAGCACTAAAAGGTACAGAGAGTGCTTTGAGATCTAAAGGCACCGGGGAAGTAAAAGCTTTGGAATCTGAGACCATGGGGGTGCTGGAATATTCGGAAGCATCTCTAAAATCTATGGCACAGGGAAGAGTGAAAGAGTTGGAAACAACTTTGACAAGTGATGTGACAGCAATTCCTAAATCTGCAAATCAGGCAGATCTTGATACTGTGAAGGCAGCTCACATGTCTGTGGCCAAGGAAGAAGTGAAAATTACAGGAGCAACTGAATTAGGGGGTGTTAGTAGAACTCTGGAACCAGTCCCGCATCCCCCGGTTTTATCTGATAATTTGAGAGTGGCACAGTGCAGCTCATTGGAAAGTTCAACTGTCTTGGCAGCAGCCTTGGAACCTGTAGCTATGATGGGAGATGTGACAAATAAAACAGGCCCAGATGCAGCTTTGCAACATTCTCTTCAAATATCTACAGAAACTGCTGTGACCCAGATGGAAATGAAAAGTGCCAAAATACCTGTAGCAGCAG GTGAAGCAACTCCTGATTCCGCAACAGTGTTCCTACAACCTAAAGTCTTCACAGAAACGAGAAGCTTGACAGATGTGAATGTGGTTGCAGAGACAAAAGGTTTTCAAGCAACTTCAGAACCTGTAGCCGCTGTGCAGACTCTCATTCCCCAAACAGTTCCTGAAATCCAGATGGTGGAGGGTTTTCAAGGTCCACGAGCAACCGTGGAAGTTGTGACAGTGACAAGAACAAATGATCTAGAAACAAGTCAAGCTACTCTGCAACTggaaaatgcttcaaaaatttCTGAGAGTGAATCAAACATGAGAGGTTTGGAAGCAACTCCCCTGTctttgcagaaagaagaaatgaaaggtCCAGCAGGAGTCTTAAGACCAACTACTATGGTAGAATCAAAAACTTCAGGAGCAACTTTACCGTCTTTGCAAATGGGAGTTACAAAAGCTTCAGAAGACTTAGGAGATCCGGAGTCTGTTGGTAGAGCCAAGATAAAAACTTTGGAGTCAGTCTTGCAGCCTGGAGCCATTGTAGGGGCAAGGGGCTTAGGAGGAAGTGTGTATTCTGAAGCCAAAATTGGCAGCAAAGTCTTAGAAGCAAATCCAGGACGTCTGGCTGTAGAAGAAAGGTCAGAGAGGACTTCCGAATCGGTGATTGCACATGTAAGAAAGGAACCAGTTACAGAAATGATGCATGTGGTTGTAGGGGAGATAAAGGATTCTGAAGTAGCTACAAGTTCTGCCATTACAGAAGTGAGAAGCTTAGGCAACTTGTCAGAAATTAAGGCAGTTGCAGAGGTAAAAGGTGCAGAAGCAAGTTCAAAGACTTCATGCTTAAGCCAGGTGAAGAATCTGGAAATGGCTGTGGGATCTGAAACAGGGACATCAATGCAAGATTGGGGAATAAATTTGGTATCTGAGGTGGAAGATAcgaacaaagcaaaaatgagcaAAGAAGTAGTACTAGAACCTGTGCAAAGAGTAGCAATGAGTGCTTtggaaacaaattcaaaatcTGTACACATGCAAGAATTGGGAGCAACTGTAGAATATGGGACTGGACGTAAGCCAAGCGAAAGCGAAACAGCAGTAGAATACAAGGCTATCAAAGCAGCAGAGTATTCCAGAACTACTCCAGAACCTTTGCAGGAGCAGATAGGTGATTCACAAGCAGTATTAGAGTCTTTGCCAAGAGCAGAAATAAGTATGGCATCAGAAACAGTGACAGAAATAAGAAACTTGAAAGAAACTTCGGAATCTATGATTTCAACAGATGTGAGAACTCAGGGACCTACTGTAGAATATGTAATTGCGACAAGGAGAACAGGCACAAAGAAACCTGAGGCATCACCTATGATTGATGTAAAAGATTTAGAAGAAGCTTCAGGAACTGAGAaaggaatgaaagcaaaatatttggaGCCAGCCTCAGAAGCTGGAGAAGTGAGGTTGTTGGAAAGTATTAAAGATTCTGCAACAGTAGAAGTGGAAAGTTCTGAAACATTCAGAGAGTCTGAGGTACACATGGATGTCCAAGATTTGGAAACGTcacaaacatctgaaaaagTGGCAGTGATGAATGTTTTAGAGGATGCTTCAGAAACATTCACTGTTACAAAACAACATTCAGAAGCTATTCCAGAATTTTTGCACACTGAAAAGCAAGAACATCTGCAAGCAGTTTTTGAAGCCAAACCTACTGCAGAATGGAAAAGTACAGAAGAGGCTCCAGAAGCGTTGAGTGCTGATGAAATGAAATCTTCTGAAGCAGTTCCAAAAACTGGGGACACACAAGATCTGGAAACAATGCTGGAACGTGAAGTGGCTGCAGAAGTACAATATTCAGAAGTGGGGCAGTGTCCACAAATGGAGGATGCGAGAGTTCCTCATCAGGCTCAGGAATATGACATACTTGTTGAGAAGAAAGACGCAGAGCAAACTCTAGCATCTGAGCCTCTTGTAGCAGTAAGTGGTCAAGAGATTACTCCAGAATCTGTGTCAgcttcagaaacagcagagacTCCTGAATCCCAAATAATCATGGACACAAGACAGTTGGAAGCAGCTCCGGCTTGTGtagcagaaacaaaagatttGGAAGTAACTCCTGTTCCTCAGACTGTTGTAGAGCTGAAAgatgcagaagcagctgtgggGCCAGAGGGAGACACAAAAGATTTGGAAGCAGCTCCCGTACCTGAGACTGTTACAGAAGAAGTTCCAGTGCTTGGGGCAGAGGCAAGTCAGCTTGCAGAATTACTTCCAACTGAGACTGACAAAGAAGCGGCTGCAGAAGAGGCATCAGAAGCGAGAGATTCAGAAACATCTGATGTGCAGCCTGATGTGGCAGCACGAATGAGGGAGACTCTGATGAGGCTTGAGAAAGTTGATAAAAGCAGCCATAGAAGCagtgaaaaaagcaaacatgatgcaaagaagcaaaaaaggaGTCGCTCCAAGTCCCAGTCCAGGTCTAGGAAGCGGAAGAAAAAATCAAGGTCACGTTCTACTTCCAGGCGTTTGACCTCTAAAAGAGCACGTTCTAGGAGCAGAAACTATTCAGATTCCAGAAAGAAGCATTCCAAATCTAGATCCCGGTCtgtggagaagagagagagaagattgTCTTCCCGGAGGTCCAGGCGCAGACGTTCCAGGTCGTCTGACCGCTACAGGTCTAAGTCCAGGTCAGTGGAAAAGACCCGAAGGTCTGGGCGCAGACGTTCCAGGTCATCTGACAACTACAGGTCTAAATCTAGATCTGTGGAAAAGAGAGGGAGCAGATTGTCTTCCAGAAGATCCAGACGCAGACGGTCCAGGTCTTCAGACCGCTACAGGTCTAAATCCAGATCAGCAGAAAAGAGAGGGAGCAGACTGTCTTCCCGAAGGTCCAGGCGTAGACGTTCCAGGTCTTCTGACCACTATAGGTCTAAGTCCAGGTCAGTGGAAAAGACCCGAAGGTCTGGGCGCAGGCGTTCCAGGTCATCTGACCGCTACAGGTCTAAGTCCAGGTCACTGGAAAAGACCCGAAGGTCTGGGCGCAGACGTTCTAGGTCTTCTGACCACTACAGGTCTAAGTCCAGGTCAGTGGAAAAGACACGAAGGTCCGGACGCAGACGGTCCAGGTCTTCTGACCGCTACAGGTCTAAATCACAGTCGGTAGAAAAGAGAGGGAGCAGGTTGTCATCCTGGCGATCCCGGCGCAGGCATTCCAGGTCCTCTGACCGTTCTAAATCTAGATCTAGGTCTTCAGAAAAAAGAGGGGGCAAAGAGTACTCATGGAGGTTCAGACATAGAGGGTCTGGTTCCTCTGATCGTTCAAAATCAAGGTCTAGATCTGTTGAGAAGAGGGGTCGGAAGGCGTCTGTAAGAAGATCTAAACGTCAGCGCTCCAAGTCTTCTGACCGCTACAAGTCTAGATCCAGATCTGTAGAAAAAAGAGATCGAAAGCAATCGTCACGGAAATCGAAACGTCAGCGCTCAAAGTCCTCTGACCGTTACAAGTCTAGATCcaaatcagtggaaaaaaagaaagagtccTCACGAAAATCCAAGCGTCGTCGCTCAAAATCTTCTGAACGTTACAAGTCCAGGTCTAGGTCCGTAGAAAAAAAGCGCAAAGAATCTTCAAAGAAATCCAAACGAAAGCGTTCCAAGTCTTCTGACAGTGTTAAGTCAACATCCAAATCTgtagaaaaaagagaaagtaagtTATCCTCAGCAAAGAGCAGTAGCAAGCACGCAGAGTCTTCTGAACATCAAGAGTCAAACACATGTCTTGAGAAAGTAGATGGTCCTGAACCTTTCACAAGTGAAGGCAGCTCCTCCAAATCTTCTAATGGTCCTGTGTCAGCTTTGTCTCTTGAAGGAGTAAATGGCCCAGAGCTGCCACCATCGTTAGAAAGTAGATACTCCAGGCCTTCTGATGGTCTTGAGACAAGCTTGTCTtctgaaaaaacagcagatttGCAGTCTTCTGTGGTGTCTGAACATGATAGCTCCAAAACCCCAGATGACCAGGAGCTGAGATCTGCATCTGTTGAGAACACAGAGTCTTCGGAGCTTTGTGTAACACTTGAAAATGGATCAACCACACCTTATGGCTCTGACTTAGGGTCCACGCTAACTGAAAAACCAGCAGCTCTGGAATCTTCATCACTACCTGAACTTGCTTTCTCAGCATCCAAATCAACATCCTCATCTGTTGAAAAAAGAGGAGATCCAGAGACAACTTTAACAGAATTTCAGCTTTCCACATCCCATGAGGATGAGTCAAGATCTACATCTCGCAAAGAAATAGAGGGTCCAGAGCCTCTTCCGACACTTGAAAGCGGATGCTCTTTATCTTCTGATGACTGCAAGTCAATTTCCTTGTCCTCTGAAAAAATGGAGGTTCAGGGGTCCTCTCTGATGTCCGGAAGTGAACTTTCTGACTTGCCTGACGGTCATGAATTGAGACACATCCCTGCTGAAAAAGCAGAGCTTCAGAAGTTTTTGCATGTACCTCAAAGTGGGTCTTCTGAGTTGGCTGACAGCACTGAGTCAAGGTCACTGTCTTTTGAAACAGCAGAAGTTCAAAAACCTTTTTTAGCACCTGAAGTTGTTCAGTGCTCTGAGTTCCCTGATGTTCATGAGTCAGCCTCCTTGCCAATTGAAAAGGACCAGATGCGGGAGCCTTCTCTGGCTTCTGATAATGGGTATTTCAAGATTCCTGACAGACATGAATCAGCATCCAGCTTTGCTGCACAAACAGAGGAGCTTCCGTTGACGTCTGAAGGTGGGTCCTTCGAGTCAcctgatggaaaaataaaggctcCAGATGCTTCCCTGACATCTGAGTGTGGTCCTGTTGAGATCACAGATGACTGCGTTTCAACTCCATCTTCTGCAAAAATGCAGGAAGTTGTCCTGACAACTGTAGGACAAAGCTGCAAGCCTTCTGAAGCTTGTGAGTCCACTTCATTTGCTGAGAAAAATTTAGACGGTCCAGCATCTTCACAAGTACTTGGAGTTGGCTGTTTTGAGTCTTCTGAAATACGTGAATCAAGATACCTGTCTGCTGGAAAAACGGAGGTTACAGAATCGTTGTTGTCTAAAAGTGAAGTTCCTGTGTGCCATGATGGCCGTGAGTCAAAATACGGTTACTTTGAGAAAACAGAAGGTTCAGAACTGTCAGTGGCTCCTGAATGTGGGTATTCTATTTCACCTGAAGGCTGTGAACTGACATCCACTGCAGCTGAAAGACTGGAGACACAGAAGCCTCCTTTTCCAGTGGAAGGTGGATTCTTAAAGTCCACTGATGTTTTGGGATCAGTAAGCACACCTACTGAAAAATTGGAGGCCACAGTGCCTTCTCATACATCTGAAAGTGGGCTTTTTACATCGCCTGATAGTCATGAATTGAGAGGTACCCAAACTCAAGAAGTAGAAGCACAGAAGTCATCTTTGCCTGCTGAACTGAAGTACGTTGCATCCTCGGATGGACACAAGTTGAGATCTGCCTCTGATAAAGAAagccaggtgcaggacccatCTCTGATACTGGAAAGTagatgttttgtttcctctgatGTTCATGAGTTGACACACACCCCTTTCAAGAAAGCTGAGGTAGAGGATCCTTCACAGATACCCGGAAATGAGTACAGAGTGGGCCTTCATGGCCCAGAATTGACAGCAACCCCTACTGAAAAAACAGAGGTGCAGGAACTGTATCTGGCTAAAGAAAGATGTTCAGCATCTGTTGAGAGCCAGGAATTGCTGTCACCCCCTTTTGAAAAGACTGAAGTGCAAGAGCCTGCTCTGACATGTGAAAATGAATGTGCTGTATCCTGGGACCACCAGGAATTGAGGTCTAGCTCTCCTGAGAAGGTAGAGGTCCAGGAGCCTTCTGCAGTACCTGATAATCAATATGCTTTGTACTCTGAAGATCAGCAATTGCAGTCTTCCCttgctgaaaaagcagaagtacAGGAACATTCTCTGCTGTCTGAAAACGAATATGCTCTGTCCCCTGAGGGCCATGAGAtgcctgccagccctgctgaaaAAGAGGTGCAAGAACTTTCTCTGACATCTGACAGTGAATATCCCACATTCCCTGAAGGCCAGGGAGTACAGTCTACCCTTGTTGAAAAAACAGCGGTGCAGGAGCCTTCTCTAATATCAGGTAGTGAATATGTTGCATCCCCCGAAAGGCAAGAGTTGTCATCTGTTgttgaaaaaacagaaatgcaggatAGTTCTGTGCTGTCTGAAAATGAATATGATGTATCTCCTGAAGGCCGTGATTCAAGATCCAGCCAtgttgaaaaagaagaaatggggGAACATTCTGAAACATCTGAAAGTGAAAGTTCAATGTCCACTGATAGCCAGGAGTTGCAGTCTACTGTTGTTGGAAAAACAGAGGTGCAGGAGTTGTCTCTGTCTGAAGGTGAATGTACCATGTCTCCTGAAGTTCAGGAGCTGCATTCTAGCccttctgaaaaagcagaggaTAAAGAACCTTCTCTGACATACGAAAACGAACATGCTCTGTTCCCTGAAAGATATGAAGAAAGATTGACTCATGCTGAGAAAACAGAGGATAGGGATTCTTCTTTAACACCTGAAAATGAccatattttgtcttttgagaGCCAAGAGGTAAGATTCACCACTGTTCAAAATGAAGAGGTGCAGGACTTTTCTCCATCCCATGAAAGAGAACATAGAGCATCCCCTGATGGCCAGAGGTTGAGATTACTCACTGATGAGAAAGCAGGTGGTCTTGAACCTTTAACGTTAAATGACAGAGCTTCCATGTCCCCAGATGTTAGTGACTTGAAATCCATCCCTGTTGAAAAGATGGATGATGAAATGCCCATAATGCCTGAAAGAGGATGTTCCATGTCCCCTGATGGCTACAGTGTGAAATCTGTTCCTGGTGAAGAAACAGGGGATCTAGAGCCTTCTTCGACATCTGAATGTAGACATTCCACATCCCCATATCATGACAGCCATGAGCTGAAATCTCCCATGGAGGAAGACGCTCTAGAGTCCTCTTTGACTTTTGAACATAGGCGATCTGTGTCCCCTGAGGGCCATGACCAGAAATCTGTCATAGATGAGGAAATGGAAGATCGAGAGGCCTCTTTGACATCTGAACATAGGCGCTCCACATCCCCTGATGAGCATGAGTCAAGGTCTAGCGGTGGTGAAGAAGCAGAGTATTTGGAACAACCATTGACAACGGAACGCAGATCCTCCGTTTCTTCTGATGAGCATGAGTCAAGGTCTACCGCtggggaagaaggagaggaTGTGGAACCCTCCTTGACAGGTGAACGAAGAGATTCCACATCTTCTGATGAGCGTGAGTCGAGGTCCACCACAGGTGAAGAAGGAGAAGATCAGGAGACTTCCTTGACAGCTGAACGTAGAGACTCCGTGTCCTCAGATGAGCATGAGTCACGGTCTACCGCTGGTGAAGAAATAGAGGATTTGGAGCCCTCTTCGGGAGGTGACCATAGACGTTCCGTGTCTCCTGATGGACGTGAGTCAAGATCAACCACTGGTGAAGAAGCAGAGGACCGGGAGCCATCCTTGACAGCTGAGCGTAGACACTCCACATCCTCAGATGAACATGAATCAAGATCTACCACTGGTGAAGATGTAGAGGATGTGGAACCTTCCTTGACAGCTGAACGAAGAGACTCCACGTCCTCCGATGAGCATGATTCAAGGTCTACCACTGGTGAAGAAGTAGAGGATATGGAGCCTTCTTTGACAACTGAACATAGACGTTCCACATCCCCTGATGGACGTGAATCAAGGTCTACCACTGGTGAAGAAGCAGATGATGCAGAGCCTTCATTGACAGCTGAACGAAGAGACTCCACGTCATCAGATGACCAAGAGTCTACCACTGGTGAAGAAGTTGAGGATATGGAGTCCTCTTTGGCAGTTGAAGACAAACATCAGGAATCATGTTCTATGCCTCTTGAGAAGTCAGAGGGACAGGActcttcctttctgtctgaAAGTAGGCGTTCTGAGTCTTCTGAACGTGAGAAATCTAGGTCTGAATCTGTTGAAAAAATATCTGACAAAGAGTCTTCACGAAGATCTAGAAGCAGACGCTCTCCTACTCGCCAAATGAGTCGATCTGTATCTGttgaaaaagcagcagacaaaGAGTCTTCACGGAGGTCTAGACATAGACGCTCCAGGTCTGCTGCTCGCCAGAAAAGTAGATCCACTTCTGttgaaaaagcagcagacaaaGAATCCTCACGGCGATCTAGACGGAGACGCTCCAGGTCCACTGCTCGCCAAATGAGTCGGTCAATATCTGttgaaaaaacagcagacaaAGAGTCTTCACGGAGATCTAGACGTAGACGCTCCAGGTCCACTGCTCGGCAAAGAAGTCTGTCCAAATCCGTTGAAAAAGCAGCTGACAAAGAGTCTTCACGGAGATCCAGAAGCAGACGCTCCAGGTCTTCCCAGCGCAGATCCCAGAGATATGATACAGAATCTCGCTCTAGACGGAATCGCTCCAGATCTGTAACACGGAGAAGAACATCAAGATCAAAATCTAATCGTCGCTCTAGATCTAGCTCATTGTCACGTTCAAGGCACAGAAGGAGGAGTAGGTCAAGGTCGGCATCAAGAAGGCGGCGTTCTTTATCTAGAGACAGACGCAAAAGATCTCAGAGAAATAGATCAAGATCTGCTgatagaagaagaagaagatcaGATTCAAGAGATCGTAGGATATCCCTCAGACTACGGAGCAGGAGTCGAACACCTATTCGTCAAAGGCGATCGAGGTCAAGAGGAAGAAGACGGAGTTCTAGTAGGTCACCAATTCGACTGCGGCGATCAAGGTCTTCAGGGAGAAGAAGGGGTTACAGCAGATCACCTGATCGTCGTAGGTCCAGATCATCAGAAAGATTTTCAAGCAGGTCACCTAAGCGTCTTACGGACTTGG acaaGGCCCAGCTACTCGAAATAGCCAAAGCTAATGCAGCTGCCATGTGTGCAAAGTCTGGTGTTCCTTTACCACCAAGCCTGATGCCTATGTTATCTCAAAAGAAGGACGACAAAGCTAGTCAGAAGTCGTCAAGAGATACACTAAAGGAGCTCACTGAG